From the Candidatus Peregrinibacteria bacterium genome, one window contains:
- a CDS encoding DUF2000 family protein, with protein sequence MNTMAHLSAAFAARRGRELLRFDEIESADGEKIKLNIGHAIIIKSAKDSKEIKSVLGKAHTKNLDISEFTREMLDTTNDNLVAEKTAKKKFEEVEHLGVLFFGEKSEVESVTKEFPLLSK encoded by the coding sequence ATGAACACCATGGCGCACCTCTCTGCCGCATTTGCCGCTCGCCGTGGAAGAGAGCTTCTTCGTTTTGACGAAATTGAAAGCGCAGATGGCGAGAAAATAAAACTCAATATCGGACATGCCATCATTATTAAAAGTGCAAAAGATTCTAAAGAGATAAAATCAGTTTTGGGAAAGGCACACACAAAAAATCTTGATATTTCAGAGTTCACTCGGGAAATGCTCGACACAACAAACGATAATCTTGTTGCGGAAAAGACGGCGAAGAAAAAATTTGAAGAAGTAGAGCATCTCGGTGTACTTTTCTTTGGAGAAAAATCTGAAGTCGAAAGTGTTACAAAAGAATTTCCTTTATTATCGAAGTAG
- the glpK gene encoding glycerol kinase GlpK — protein MKNQLLLAIDLGTTGNRAILFDKDQNIVAKAYQEFPQYFPKPGWVEHDPEEIWESTCAVIAQVIAESKVDPSSIISAGITNQRETIVIWDKTTGKPVYNAIVWQCRRTADRCAKMKAEGAEPSIRQRTGLSLDPYFSGTKLQWLLEKFPYKPEYICGTIDTWILWKLTGGKVHATEPGNASRTLLMNLARSEWDKDLLKFFGVPREMLPLIRPSDSHFGDIDPKIFGAPIPICAILGDQQASLFAQGCFAPGMYKNTYGTGGFLLTNTGKNPIFSKNGLLSTVAWHTNGQTEYALEGSVFIAGAAIQWLRDGLGIIKHAAETEELMNALADNEGVYFVPALAGLGAPHWDPNARGMLIGLTRGTKREHFVRAALEALCYQTQDVLHAMEHDSGKTIKRLTVDGGACANNALMQFQADLLGVSVYRPEIIETTALGAALLSGVSVGVYKNRDEAVRMRKVERIFEPQRSAGEMAQFSVRWKEAVERAKGWEK, from the coding sequence ATGAAAAATCAACTTTTGCTTGCTATCGACCTTGGAACAACCGGAAACCGCGCCATTCTCTTTGATAAAGATCAAAATATTGTTGCAAAGGCATATCAAGAATTTCCTCAATATTTTCCAAAACCGGGATGGGTAGAGCATGATCCTGAAGAAATTTGGGAGAGTACATGTGCCGTTATCGCGCAAGTTATTGCCGAATCAAAAGTTGATCCGAGTAGTATTATTTCTGCCGGAATTACGAATCAGCGAGAAACCATAGTGATATGGGACAAAACCACAGGAAAGCCAGTGTATAATGCCATTGTGTGGCAATGTCGCCGAACCGCTGATCGGTGCGCAAAAATGAAAGCAGAAGGTGCGGAACCTTCTATTCGTCAACGAACAGGACTTTCACTCGATCCGTACTTTTCTGGAACAAAACTTCAGTGGCTTTTGGAAAAATTCCCCTACAAACCAGAATACATTTGCGGAACTATTGATACGTGGATTTTGTGGAAACTTACTGGTGGAAAAGTACACGCTACCGAACCGGGAAATGCTTCTCGAACGCTTCTCATGAATTTGGCTCGATCGGAGTGGGACAAAGATCTTTTGAAATTTTTTGGCGTTCCGCGAGAAATGCTTCCGCTTATTCGTCCTTCTGATTCGCACTTTGGAGACATCGACCCAAAAATCTTTGGTGCTCCTATTCCTATTTGCGCTATTTTGGGCGATCAGCAAGCCTCTTTGTTTGCACAAGGATGCTTTGCTCCAGGAATGTATAAAAACACCTACGGAACAGGGGGATTTTTGCTCACGAATACTGGAAAAAATCCCATCTTCTCGAAAAATGGACTTTTAAGTACCGTGGCGTGGCATACAAATGGACAAACGGAATATGCGCTTGAGGGAAGTGTATTTATTGCTGGTGCCGCTATTCAGTGGCTCCGTGATGGGCTAGGAATTATTAAGCATGCCGCAGAAACAGAAGAGCTTATGAATGCTCTTGCCGATAATGAGGGAGTGTATTTTGTTCCCGCACTTGCTGGGCTTGGTGCTCCCCATTGGGATCCGAACGCTCGAGGAATGCTTATTGGGCTTACTCGCGGAACAAAACGCGAACATTTTGTTCGTGCGGCTCTGGAGGCGCTGTGCTACCAAACGCAAGATGTTTTACATGCTATGGAGCATGATAGTGGCAAAACTATAAAACGACTTACTGTTGATGGGGGAGCGTGCGCCAATAATGCGCTTATGCAGTTTCAGGCAGATCTTCTTGGTGTGTCGGTCTATCGTCCAGAAATTATCGAAACCACAGCACTTGGCGCTGCACTTCTTTCAGGAGTTTCTGTTGGAGTGTACAAAAATCGTGATGAAGCCGTTCGCATGCGCAAAGTGGAGCGAATTTTTGAACCACAGCGAAGCGCAGGAGAGATGGCACAATTTTCTGTTCGGTGGAAAGAGGCAGTAGAAAGAGCGAAGGGATGGGAAAAATAG
- the lysS gene encoding lysine--tRNA ligase, with protein MDSLVAERLRKSEKIRELGIDPFLATPFPKNFSATSAKELPTKNLEDIQTSPKQSVAVAGRLVLFRAMGKLAFGHLSDESGRIQICFQKGGFEVENLPEDVEFSPMKFVEKCVDLGDFLGVFGEMFETKHGEKTLFVKKLCFLSKALRPMPEKFHGLESRERCYRERNVDMMTNHETMSRFQKRSAMLREIREFFWEKGFLEVETPILQEKAGGAMARVFETHHNALDHDFVLRIALEIDHKRLLGGGFERIFEIGKCFRNEGSDPSHLQEFSLCEWYAAYESLETNQQWMEEMLRRICTNIFGKTKFNIVDKDDNEVEIDFEQKFHSVSFASLLEKYAGIDMFSLSDDDLRKKARELGIENAETAGRGNLLDDIYKKTARLHLIHPTFVLDWPSELKPLANPNGDGTSKVYQLLIAGWETINAYGELIDPTIQRKLLEDQQKAKNAGDDEAMEIDEIFLKAMEHGFPPMTGNGFGVDRLCALLTGMPNLRDVVLFPTMKPENE; from the coding sequence ATGGATTCATTGGTGGCAGAGCGACTTCGAAAGTCTGAGAAAATTCGTGAACTTGGTATTGATCCGTTTTTAGCAACGCCATTTCCCAAGAACTTTTCTGCCACTTCGGCAAAGGAATTGCCAACAAAAAATCTTGAAGATATTCAAACTTCTCCTAAACAATCCGTAGCAGTAGCAGGGCGGCTCGTTCTTTTTCGCGCAATGGGAAAGCTTGCCTTTGGTCATCTCTCTGATGAGAGTGGAAGAATTCAAATTTGTTTTCAGAAAGGAGGTTTTGAGGTAGAAAATTTGCCAGAAGATGTGGAATTTTCTCCTATGAAATTTGTGGAGAAATGCGTTGATCTTGGAGACTTTCTTGGAGTTTTTGGCGAAATGTTTGAAACAAAACATGGAGAAAAAACTCTGTTTGTGAAAAAACTCTGTTTTCTCTCCAAAGCACTGCGTCCCATGCCCGAAAAGTTTCATGGACTTGAAAGCCGTGAGCGCTGTTATCGAGAGCGAAATGTAGATATGATGACAAATCACGAAACCATGAGTCGCTTTCAGAAGCGTTCGGCAATGCTTCGTGAAATTCGGGAATTTTTTTGGGAAAAAGGGTTTTTGGAAGTAGAAACGCCTATTTTACAAGAAAAAGCAGGAGGAGCGATGGCGCGAGTTTTTGAGACTCATCATAACGCACTCGATCACGACTTTGTGTTGCGGATAGCGCTTGAAATCGATCACAAGCGTCTCCTCGGAGGAGGGTTTGAACGTATTTTTGAGATTGGAAAGTGTTTTCGAAATGAGGGCTCTGATCCAAGCCATCTTCAGGAGTTTTCTCTGTGTGAGTGGTATGCGGCATACGAAAGTCTCGAAACAAATCAGCAGTGGATGGAGGAGATGCTTCGTCGCATTTGTACTAACATTTTTGGAAAGACGAAATTCAATATTGTAGATAAAGATGACAATGAAGTTGAGATCGATTTTGAGCAAAAATTCCATTCCGTTTCGTTCGCTAGTCTCCTAGAGAAGTATGCAGGTATTGATATGTTTTCTTTGTCTGATGATGATTTGCGAAAAAAGGCGCGAGAATTGGGAATCGAAAACGCAGAGACAGCTGGTCGCGGAAATTTGCTCGATGATATTTATAAAAAAACGGCTCGCCTGCACCTCATTCATCCTACTTTTGTTTTAGACTGGCCGAGTGAACTGAAGCCTCTTGCCAATCCCAATGGAGACGGAACGTCCAAAGTATATCAACTTCTCATTGCAGGATGGGAAACCATCAACGCCTATGGAGAACTTATAGACCCTACTATCCAACGAAAACTTTTAGAAGATCAGCAGAAGGCAAAAAATGCTGGAGATGATGAGGCAATGGAAATTGATGAGATATTTTTGAAAGCCATGGAACACGGGTTCCCACCCATGACGGGAAATGGGTTTGGTGTCGACCGTTTGTGTGCGCTTTTAACTGGCATGCCGAATTTGCGTGATGTGGTGCTTTTCCCCACTATGAAGCCCGAGAATGAGTAG